From one Dysidea avara chromosome 9, odDysAvar1.4, whole genome shotgun sequence genomic stretch:
- the LOC136265697 gene encoding uncharacterized protein isoform X2, translating to MKQNKQNMKYSNGHSKWLLLLLTFSLLNQVAVSVWSRQVIAVLGNDQEIQKAANFLLNRNKGNSQAVKLDTDIVQLDPLKQTFQRVKWDTETEKFVSDKLRDKLPTNWKDAQIQIVGHGDIYSEKIGNLLPGGLAKKKNQLTHNSDVGKISIVACSGSGSPTDTAPPYLEAFLKQLDHPSTPVSIRSALVSVDSQGHILTGELVLDKNGNLNGIKWSRNDPSKKWIGKYDGNKVEITQKLATDEAELESYYYGVLPESAPIYVKTKGNSNAYGLNDQESFSWVDKIAKDTYKNINGRGGTLAEHQVHILPNKSPMVLQVREIGGIDDLLKELRYHGENGPGTNANAKEYYRFGDWVLGMRLDTFYVDVEGIIVTSTDSDGKKEQVNEYKTEWKKVPAPYGEMRKGIDEAKFIEEVRHWMNGEHGKIGLNMESAFHAQCGMAMFMAESIRCFHNHFTNMMSLQLIEKGYMNVDLLFNTHPMARGGTWQVEYSEGENKGRKKTGLSLLEDDNAAYSNLNDKNIFESISQRISRISKTWLSHSDTQHLSGSWDPPPKTTVKEYSSAPSNLLQSVESIGKASSLNEKYNYLRQYDLSQTGPLLSTAVTEPGIEAIDNQIEEFSATEDIASPVQASLALANDQAYISELITEEVESREEQTGKEYEIQPDSIVAGDTENSIKFKVRDKSNPRVEEEITVEVDEEKMSSKNLLEELKQKGNGVKEEPLGGSLQERASRINRGLAIYGVARGLLGSIGALEDGNVEQGAIGLAQSLHGIGELTGVNKAIYRQSGKILGNLLRNDVESVDTAVSTISGESAERLLVTSEGEVLSTVGRVGELMEDIPIIGTAFGIYNIYEDFQQHTVIGYIDGGLDIAITGLGFLGPETEPVILALTVVRMTIDTFYADISKELNNLPSDASVGQKIGAVFKGIVNAGVDLWKEFTLGGQIFGAIDSSHKLDRQHQKDEEYLIMLSNYQNYFTVVKENGSSATEINFAGGLNSLYGGDITFHLGESGTSTLSLETVNSQGDLTTETQKINTANVEDIVMGIGESEKVSFKTEKVKFLWFIPVHSQRVISGTTRLRESLHGTYYGNSRNNKFIAVQELPPNADLGFTLTEYYYRLCGGAGDDSFYLGPQHSYVEGNDGADAYFINKVAVHTEINNYATDDITDHMIFQINYNQITAQRHGLDLQMYSMDGDTCTHDIKICNWFLSVSYQHLVFKTKDGVLFKISATNMGEVELIPYGLSGVMAINATVYDTREHEYSQVVSVVGSRFDDIIYGNDMSQNFDGGEGQDKLEGGNGRDTYTVSMNEGVDIINNYATDGMIDTLILGCNVDDIDIKMQSSDLKLTKRGSTLTGATITNWFRDEKHRHMIFVSEDGVVFNVSSSHSPSLQPIFVDMSLRAPIRPPGQTQSAAIITEVNLCGRNLDYKIYLDRQIDLSLDPLLSNVVTVFGSNDNDYISGNHKGNYISAGKGRDYLEGGDGQDVYVIKEGDGFVIINNYADDNMVDTILFGANCVDIKVKLQCGTLVLAAHETNPIKMIKILIVNWFHPLYQHLLVRSIDGIVFELPRSVAGHQSTIAKTIDFSKVTSDNHIRLTGKWSHVERVIGSNGGRDTIIGNALNNYLNPGEENCYLQGNDGGDTYVIDSSYGKHNVIYNHAEDDSPDTLRFPVPYFSISAFIQGRDIQLTSNTTNGCVNVKLKDYYTDNKTRHLTVLTDDGISFVIPPSTNYKPVPLLINRATTTTGQHINLTAIPDYAEVRTVQGSSNHQNCIIGNSQHNTIVGGSAPDGLYGLDGDDILKGGGGDDMLFGGPGADTLAGGSGDDQLNGEEGDDVISPGIGSNHVNGGPGSDTVIYGGTLNGIDLNLASGTCMHDGNDKDNLTSIENAYGTVHNDILLGDENDNILVGQGGVDHLVPGSGYDILNGGNGNDTYNLTAANGTVTIQNYADDEALDKIIMTYTNTSNLVIERSIDDLVIEVINVKYPVFIDGSKPSVVIKGWYVGSLYRHAYIEAEDGTIQFGTLEQLAKDVTS from the coding sequence GAATATGAAATACTCAAATGGTCACAGCAAGTGGTTGCTACTACTGCTAACTTTTTCATTACTAAATCAAGTGGCTGTCTCAGTATGGAGTCGACAAGTTATTGCTGTACTGGGAAATGATCAAGAAATTCAAAAAGCTGCAAATTTTCTTTTAAACAGGAACAAAGGAAATTCACAGGCTGTGAAGTTGGACACTGACATTGTTCAACTGGATCCCTTAAAACAAACATTTCAGCGTGTGAAATGGGACACTGAAACAGAAAAGTTTGTATCTGATAAGTTACGTGATAAACTTCCAACAAATTGGAAAGATGCACAGATTCAAATTGTTGGGCATGGTGATATATATTCAGAAAAGATAGGAAATTTGCTTCCTGGGggtttagcaaaaaaaaaaaatcaattaaCACACAACAGTGATGTTGGAAAAATTAGTATTGTAGCTTGTTCAGGTAGTGGCAGTCCAACTGATACAGCTCCACCATATCTAGAAGCTTTCCTGAAACAACTAGATCACCCTAGCACACCAGTTAGTATTCGGTCCGCTCTCGTAAGCGTTGACTCACAAGGACATATACTGACTGGAGAGCTTGTTTTAGATAAAAATGGCAATCTTAATGGAATTAAATGGTCGCGCAATGATCCGTCTAAGAAATGGATAGGAAAATATGATGGAAATAAAGTTGAAATTACACAAAAGTTAGCAACAGATGAAGCTGAACTTGAATCATACTACTATGGAGTACTACCAGAAAGTGCACCCATATATGTTAAAACAAAGGGTAATTCTAATGCATATGGACTAAATGATCAGGAAAGTTTCTCATGGGTTGACAAAATAGCAAAAGACACATACAAGAATATTAATGGAAGAGGGGGTACTTTAGCAGAACACCAAGTACATATTCTACCAAATAAATCACCGATGGTCTTGCAAGTAAGAGAGATCGGTGGGATTGATGATCTCTTGAAAGAATTACGTTATCATGGTGAAAATGGACCAGGAACTAATGCAAATGCAAAAGAGTATTATCGTTTTGGAGACTGGGTACTGGGAATGAGACTAGATACATTCTATGTTGATGTTGAGGGAATCATAGTGACCAGCACAGACAGTGATGGAAAGAAAGAGCAAGTTAATGAGTACAAGACAGAATGGAAGAAAGTTCCTGCACCTTACGGTGAAATGAGAAAAGGTATTGACGAAGCAAAATTCATAGAAGAAGTCCGTCACTGGATGAATGGAGAGCATGGAAAAATTGGACTAAACATGGAAAGTGCTTTTCATGCACAATGTGGGATGGCAATGTTTATGGCTGAATCAATTCGATGTTTTCACAATCACTTTACAAATATGATGAGCCTTCAGTTAATTGAAAAAGGATACATGAATGTTGACTTGTTATTTAACACCCACCCAATGGCCCGTGGAGGTACATGGCAAGTTGAATACAGTGAAGGTGAAAACAAAGGTAGAAAGAAAACAGGCTTGAGTTTGCTGGAAGATGATAATGCAGCATACAGCAATCTTAATGACAAGAACATATTTGAAAgcatatcacagagaatttcacGCATTAGCAAGACATGGTTATCTCATTCTGACACTCAACATCTCAGTGGATCATGGGATCCACCTCCAAAAACAACTGTGAAGGAATACAGTAGTGCTCCTTCAAATCTATTGCAATCAGTTGAAAGCATTGGGAAAGCATCTTCACTCAATGAAAAATATAATTATCTCAGACAATATGATTTGTCTCAGACAGGACCTCTTCTTTCGACTGCAGTGACAGAACCAGGAATAGAAGCAATTGACAATCAGATTGAGGAATTCTCTGCCACTGAAGACATTGCTTCTCCTGTACAAGCATCACTAGCATTAGCAAATGATCAAGCTTATATTAGTGAATTGATCACTGAAGAAGTTGAGTCAAGGGAAGAACAAACGGGTAAAGAATATGAGATACAACCAGATTCTATTGTAGCTGGAGACACAGAAAACTCAATAAAATTTAAGGTACGTGATAAATCAAATCCAAGGGTGGAAGAAGAAATAACAGTAGAAGTAGATGAGGAAAAGATGTCTTCTAAAAATCTGCTTGAAGAGCTTAAACAAAAAGGTAATGGAGTTAAGGAAGAGCCATTGGGTGGCAGTCTTCAAGAAAGGGCTTCAAGGATCAATCGTGGACTAGCAATATATGGAGTAGCAAGGGGACTGTTGGGTTCAATTGGAGCACTGGAGGATGGCAATGTTGAACAGGGAGCTATTGGCTTAGCACAGAGTCTCCATGGGATCGGGGAACTTACTGGAGTAAACAAAGCAATATATAGACAATCAGGAAAAATTCTAGGTAATCTTCTACGAAATGATGTTGAGAGTGTTGATACAGCTGTTTCAACTATCAGTGGAGAGAGTGCTGAGCGGTTGTTAGTTACGTCTGAGGGAGAAGTACTTTCAACAGTTGGAAGAGTTGGTGAGTTAATGGAGGACATTCCTATAATTGGAACTGCTTTTGGCATCTACAATATTTATGAAGATTTTCAACAACACACAGTGATTGGGTACATTGACGGAGGTCTAGATATTGCAATAACAGGTTTGGGATTTTTGGGACCAGAAACAGAACCAGTTATTTTAGCATTGACTGTTGTTCGCATGACAATTGATACATTCTATGCTGACATTAGTAAAGAGTTAAATAATCTACCTTCAGATGCTTCAGTTGGTCAGAAGATTGGGGCAGTCTTCAAAGGTATTGTAAATGCTGGTGTAGATCTTTGGAAGGAATTTACATTGGGTGGACAGATATTTGGTGCAATAGACAGCTCACACAAACTTGATCGCCAGCATCAAAAAGATGAGGAGTATCTTATAATGTTATCAAATTATCAAAACTATTTTACAGTGGTAAAGGAGAATGGTTCAAGTGCTACAGAAATAAATTTTGCTGGTGGCTTGAATTCTTTGTATGGAGGTGACATCACTTTCCATTTAGGAGAGTCTGGCACATCTACATTGTCTTTAGAGACTGTTAATTCACAAGGTGACTTGACAACTGAAACACAAAAAATTAACACAGCTAACGTGGAAGATATAGTAATGGGAATTGGGGAGTCAGAGAAAGTTAGCTTTAAGACAGAAAAAGTAAAATTTCTTTGGTTTATTCCAGTACATTCACAAAGGGTTATATCTGGAACGACACGATTACGAGAAAGTTTGCATGGAACCTACTATGGTAATTCTCGAAATAATAAGTTCATCGCTGTTCAAGAACTTCCCCCAAATGCTGACTTGGGATTCACCTTAACAGAATACTACTACAGATTGTGTGGTGGAGCAGGTGATGATAGCTTTTATCTTGGTCCTCAGCATTCCTATGTTGAGGGAAATGACGGTGCTGATGCTTATTTCATAAATAAAGTTGCAGTACACACAGAGATCAACAATTATGCTACTGATGATATAACAGATCATATGATATTTCAAAtcaactacaatcaaatcactGCACAAAGACATGGACTAGATCTGCAGATGTACAGTATGGATGGTGACacttgtacacatgatattaaAATTTGTAACTGGTTTCTTAGTGTGTCTTACCAACATTTAGTGTTTAAGACTAAAGATGGTGTGTTGTTTAAGATATCAGCCACTAACATGGGAGAAGTTGAACTTATACCATATGGTCTAAGTGGTGTTATGGCTATTAATGCTACGGTATATGACACAAGAGAACATGAATATTCACAAGTTGTTTCAGTTGTTGGCAGTCGGTTTGATGATATCATTTATGGAAATGACATGAGTCAAAATTTTGATGGTGGTGAAGGACAAGACAAATTGGAAGGAGGAAATGGAAGAGACACTTATACTGTTAGTATGAATGAAGGTGTTGATATAATCAATAACTATGCAACTGATGGAATGATAGACACCTTAATACTGGGGTGTAACGTTGATGACATTGATATCAAAATGCAAAGCTCTGATCTTAAGTTGACAAAAAGAGGAAGCACCCTTACTGGAGCAACAATCACCAACTGGTTCAGGGATGAGAAGCATCGTCACATGATTTTTGTATCAGAAGATGGAGTAGTATTTAATGTGTCATCATCACATTCCCCATCACTGCAACCTATATTTGTTGACATGTCATTAAGAGCACCAATAAGACCACCAGGACAAACTCAATCTGCAGCCATCATTACAGAAGTAAACCTTTGTGGTAGGAACCTTGACTACAAGATTTACCTTGATCGTCAAATTGATCTTAGCCTTGATCCACTACTGAGTAATGTGGTAACAGTATTTGGATCAAATGACAATGATTACATATCAGGCAACCATAAAGGTAACTACATTTCTGCTGGTAAAGGAAGAGATTATTTGGAAGGTGGAGATGGTCAAGATGTTTATGTAATCAAAGAGGGAGATGGATTTGTCATCATCAATAATTATGCTGATGATAATATGGTAGATACAATTTTGTTTGGTGCTAATTGTGTTGATATAAAAGTTAAGCTCCAATGCGGTACTCTAGTACTTGCAGCTCATGAAACAAACCCAATAAAAATGATTAAAATATTAATAGTAAATTGGTTTCATCCACTTTATCAACATTTGTTAGTACGTTCAATTGATGGAATAGTTTTTGAACTACCAAGGAGTGTAGCTGGTCACCAATCCACTATAGCAAAAACAATAGACTTCTCAAAGGTAACATCAGATAATCACATCCGTCTAACTGGAAAGTGGTCACATGTTGAACGTGTAATAGGGTCAAATGGTGGAAGAGATACTATCATTGGAAATGCATTAAACAACTACTTGAACCCTGGAGAAGAAAATtgctatctacaaggaaacgaTGGTGGTGACACTTATGTCATTGACTCTTCTTATGGCAAACATAATGTTATTTACAATCATGCTGAAGATGACTCTCCAGACACCCTGAGATTTCCAGTTCCATATTTCAGTATCAGTGCATTTATTCAAGGTAGAGATATTCAATTAACTTCAAATACAACAAATGGGTGTGTGAATGTGAAGCTTAAAGATTATTATACTGATAATAAAACTCGTCATTTAACTGTTCTGACAGATGATGGTATTTCATTTGTCATACCACCATCCACTAATTATAAACCAGTTCCATTATTGATTAACAGAGCTACAACAACAACTGGACAACACATAAACCTTACTGCAATCCCTGACTATGCTGAAGTACGAACAGTGCAAGGCTCAAGTAATCACCAGAACTGTATCATAGGGAATtcccaacacaacacaatagttGGAGGAAGTGCACCAGATGGACTATATGGATTAGATGGAGATGATATACTTAAAGGAGGAGGAGGAGACGACATGTTATTTGGTGGGCCAGGTGCTGACACCCTTGCAGGAGGTAGTGGTGATGATCAGCTCAATGGTGAAGAAGGGGATGATGTAATTTCCCCTGGTATTGGTAGTAACCATGTTAACGGTGGTCCAGGAAGTGACACTGTTATATATGGTGGTACATTAAATGGAATTGATTTGAATTTAGCAAGTGGTACTTGTATGCATGATGGAAATGATAAGGACAATTTGACTAGCATTGAGAATGCTTATGGTACTGTCCATAATGACATCCTATTGGGTGATGAGAATGATAACATACTAGTTGGTCAAGGGGGAGTGGATCACCTTGTTCCTGGTAGtggatatgacattttgaatggTGGAAATGGCAACGACACATACAACCTCACTGCAGCAAATGGCACAGTGACAATTCAAAATTATGCAGATGATGAAGCTCTGGATAAAATTATAATGACATATACAAACACATCAAATCTGGTCATTGAAAGGAGCATTGATGACCTTGTTATTGAAGTTATTAATGTTAAATATCCAGTTTTTATTGATGGAAGTAAACCAAGTGTTGTTATTAAGGGCTGGTATGTAGGAAGTCTCTACCGTCATGCCTACATAGAGGCTGAAGATGGAACAATTCAATTTGGCACTCTGGAACAGCTTGCCAAGGATGTTACTTCCTAA